The region cagggagccctggtggAACCACAGAGGCCAATCTGGCTCCCAAGAGACTCACATATCCAATGGGATACTCGATGCTGCCCTCCGCAAACGGCtgttgggaaggagagaaagccaCATGCGGGATTCAGGACCACTGCAAGCTCTGAGAGTCATTATTTGGCTCCCGCCTACCCTGTCTGtccagggggtgggcagaggctggCTTTGGCAGCTCCTCATTCTCCCTGTAGGCCttgtcagtggttctcaaacttggcatTTGGCAGTGCTGATTCCTGGGCCCCAACTTAGACTTACTGAGTCAGAATGTCTGGTGGCAGGTcctagaaatctgcatttttcatAAGTTCCTCGGGGGCGAATGACAGAGCTAGCTGCTGTTTGGGCCTTGTGGCTCCAAGTGTCCAAGTGATCCACCTCCTTGCCGTGGCCTTCGGGTCCCCTTCTGTGTCAGCTCCTCACCCCCCTCATATCCTGCAACTTGATGGATCCCCTCCCCCTTGGTTATAGCTGGTGTGACAGGGCCTGCCTGGGGCAGAGGGGGTGGTCCTGGGCCCATCCAGACATCAGGGGAAGTCGGGGGCAGTTGCCATTCAGGGAACTCACACTGGCCCCAAGGGAACTCACATTTATGTTCAGGAATCCGATGGCCTCCACCAAGATGTTGCCAAATATGCCCAGAGTGTCCACACGAGACAGCGGGAGCCGATAGTGGTAGTGGAGAAAATGTTGTCCGTTCACACTCACctggatagacagacagacaggcagacagacagacagctcAGCTGCACCTGAGCTGATGTACACTGAATCCATATGAACGTGCCTGGCATCGCTGGGCGCTCTTACCTGGAGTGCCCCACATTTACCTGCACACCAACTCTGAGAGACACATTTGACAGACAAGGTACCCAAGGCTTGGTGAGCTTAGGTGACCTTCCCAAGGTTGCAGGGCTGGCCTTAGAACCAAGGtacctttctctgtccctctgcccctgacaCCCCACACCATCCCTCTTTTCACCTCTCAGCAGACCTATCAGCAGCGGCAACCACCCTATcccaggtgaggaaatggaggttcAGGTGGCTGTGTGAACCCCTATGCCACAGAACCCTCCCTCCACTGCTGGCTCTCACCAGCCCCCCTTTCCCCTGGAGAGGTCAAGGTCCTGGCATCTCTCTGGCAGGAGTTCACAGCTGGAAAGCCTGGAAGTGGAGTTCTTTCTTCCTGGCCTGGGCCCTCCACCACCATGAGATGGGGAGGACATGAGTATCCACCTTGTGTGCTGTTGTGAGGCCCTAACGAGCTGATATTTAGGGGCTAGAACAGAGCCCAGCGTATTGCAGGCACTCCTGAAGAGCTTGGTATGACTGTGGCAGTGGTGCCCTCTCCAGGGCCTAGTGTACCAGGCCATGTGGGCCCCGGGCAGCTTGGAATGGGGCCTGGTGGCTGCTTGGGTTCTTGAGCCCTCCTGGCAATGCCCCTCAACACAATGATGTGGGCAGCTCAGCGGAAGGACGGACACAGGTTCTAGGCAATGATGTCCATCCCTTCTACTcaccttcatttcctcatttccaaagagaaagagaatgaggaagcTGGCTCCTCTCTGCAGGGTCAGGTGGGGCCACCGGGCCTCGGCTTGCCAGCGCCCGTGCTGCAGGGTGTTGCAGATAACGTGGGGCTTGGTGGTGTGGAAGCGAGGGTTGAAGTGGATGGCGATATCGGGCCGGGGATGCAGGCTGCAGCCGCACTGGAAGTCCACCTGGAACCTGGTGAGAGGTGCTCTCAAAAGGCACCCCTGGTCAGAAGCCCGAGACCCTGAAGGCAGGGAGCAGCCTCCAGCTCGATGCCTCTGGGGCTGAGCTCCAGCAGCGCCATGGAGCACCCCTTACCTGTGTGCATCTTCAGGGACCATTCCCTGGAGCATGACCATCTTGCCTGCACGCAGGCCGCCAAAAATGGTTGTGACATAAGGAACCACCTGAAAAAGGGGAGAAGGCTATCCATAGAGGGTTGGAGAAAGGGTCTTACTAGGGACCCCCATGTcaggcaggtgggtgggcagagaagaagaaaatttgaTTCTCCTTCCCCAACAGAAAAATGTCCTTATGGGGAAAAATTCGTTTTCTCTGAAATGTTCTCTTGCACCTTCTCCCCTTTCCTGGACCTTCACATGTCAAAGCCATGTTGCCAAATTCAGCTCCATTGGCCCCTTGGAGCACCAGCCTTGCCCCTCTCCCCCGCTCCTTGAGCATAGTCGTGTCCTCAGTGAGACCTGATGTCCACTGGATGCCACCCTGGCTTCCAGAGGCCTGGTATCGAGGTCCTGAGGACTTTTTACTGACTAGAGCTCAGGATCTGGAAGggtgctggggggcaggaggctggacAAGTTGGGACCCTGATATGAATACTTGGAGAGATACCCAACAGTGGCCTAGCCTACGAGCCTGGGCTCACCTTTCCCCACACAGAAGCTATGCAGAATTCCTAAAATGCAATACACGTTTACAACTCCCTGCCTTTTCAGGGCTGcttcctgtgccctccctctgccctgtgagATCCAACTTGAGTTTCAAGGTTCTCTGACACCTTCTCCAAGCACTGTCCATCACGTGACTgagtttttccttccctcccctgtgtTCCCAGAATGCTTCACTTGCAGGTCTAGCTTGGCCATTGGCCAGCTCACAGGGAGACCAGGGGGCTGGCTGTTTCTGCTGGAGGCACTGGCCACTCAGAGCTGAAGCCCTGTCTTTCCCTTCTGTGCTCCGCACCAGCCCTGGCACAGGTGTTCCACTAGGTGTTTGCAGAACGAATGTGAACGTGTCGCAAGCACATGCTGACATAACACAAGACTCGCTTTCACGTGCCCTCCAGCTGTCAGCAGCCTTTAGAAGCCCGAACCATCTAGAAGGAACTGAGCCCCAACAATGCTGCCCTTCCAGGACCTCGCAGCTTGCAAAGCAAGGAGTGGCTGTAACCTGGGCAGCTGCTTCGCCCGTTGCTCAGGCacctggggaggtgggcagtCAGAGGGCCCACAGCATAGCCAGGCTTAGTACCTCAGTCTCCCCCACTTCTCAGGCTCCAGGCCTGGCCTGTGATTACTGAGCTGAGGCAGCTCACCACCCTTCCCCCAAACCCCCAGGGAGAGGGCCAAGTAAAGAGAAAGTGATAATTAGCATTCATTAATGGGAGCACACAGTGTGCTGGGCGTTCAGCCTTCTGTAAAGCAAGGGCAGACTTCAGAAAAtttgcactgaaaaaaaaaaaagacaatttgtaTGGGCCCTgagcaggaggaagaagggaggggaccCCCCACTCAACCTCGAGTTGGAGGTTCCAGCTGACTTTCTTCCAGGCTGGAGATGAGGCTACCCTGGGTACTCAGGGTGCCCCCGCAACAATTCTCCCTAGTAGCCCCAGATCCTCTGAGCCACCCATCATGCAGTAGAGGCACAGCACTGACCCCAGGcgctactattttaaaatataaggacCCTGTGAGCCCAGTCATTCCTACACAAGTACACCCCCAGGGAGTCTGGGTCCAGCTGGAGTAGGGGGAGCCTTGGGACCTGGAGATTCCAGACCAGAATGGCTGCTCACCGGATGGAAGACAGGTGGCTGCAAGATGAAGATGTCAGGAAGTGGGTCCGGTTTTTCTCCAGGTGACATGGGAGTGGAGTGCCTCCAACTCAGCCTGCAGATCCAGATTCCTGGAGCCCTGCCCTCACTGGCCTTTCCCAGCCAGGATCTTAGGTGCCAGGACAGCTCTCTCCCAGCTGTTAGCCTCACTTGTGCCCAGGTGAGAGGGCAGGTCTGGGCGGCGGTCCACCTCTGGTCCACACCCCAGCTCCAATCCCACCAGCCAGACTGGGGCTGTCAGCAGAAACCCGAGTCCAGGAGCAAGAAGCTTGAACTAAGCAACTGACTGACCAGCCCCCTGTCCCCGTGTGCGTGGGGACCTGAAACACAGAGCTCttgcagagggagggcagagggaggctctTTTAGGGCCTTGTGGGGGTTTGTGATTTCCCTGGGCTCCCTGCGGAGTCCTCCCCAgtcagaggcaggggtggggacacAAGTAGGCAGGTCTCAGGAGAAGCCCCACCCTCAGCTTCTTGGACATCAGCTAATGGCTTCTCATTCCCTACTCCCCTCCCACCAAGAGGTTCTTGactcttccccttcctccacttttctctcttttgcatgATTTATAGTCCCACGAGGCTCCCTTTCAGCTTCAGCCACAAATGCCAGGGCCCAGCTGCAAtcaccagaagggaggtggggggtggtgagaaaggggcaggaggagagaccCCCCTACACACACCTCCCTGAGGCGCAGAAGAGGCAGGGACTGGACGCGCCCGCAGTCTGCCCTGCGGTGAAGAAGGCCCGGGTTCCAGCTCAGCCTCTGTTCTAACGTGCTGTGTGCGCTGGAACAAGTCACTTGCCTTCTCTGTGACTCCCTTTGCTCATCTCTGTATAGAGAGGGTGACTCCAAAAGAGTCTGGGGGTGGGCCCAGGTATCTGCCTTTTTATTGAGATCCCCCATGATTCTTTGGACTCCAGTTCTGGCTCAGATTCTAGTAAACCCTTCGCTTTAACAGGCAGCACAACCGTTCAACTTTATCCCGATTTGGGAGATGCATGGGCGGCCCTGAGGAAAGACGGCTCAGTGAGCTCCTCAAGTGTGGCGTGGCCTGGAAGCTGGCTAGGAATGCCTACTTTCGGCCCAGTCCAGACCAGCTGAAGAGGAGTGTCTCTGGGGGCAGGGTCCGGGAAGCTGCATTTTCACGCACTCTCCAGGCGATTCTGATGCATGCTGGTGTTGGAGAGGCAATCACTGACTTAGGTCTTAACCAGCAGAGCAAGGAAGTTTGCTCAGATCTTGGTGGGTGGGAGGAGCTGGGCTGCTGAAGGTGCTTTGTGCGGTGGAAGTGGGGGGAATTGCATCCGAGGTGTGTTCAGATAGAATGATCTCCACACACACCGTAGGTGAGAAACCAAGACGGAGAATCGGGTTGTTGGGCAAGGCAGGGGGGGCCCTGTCTCTGGGAGGCAAGCCTGGGTCCTGGTCCCTGCCTCCCAGTGCCCATCTTTAGGTCTGAGGCAAATAtaccctccccctctccccaacccAGCCTCAATCTCCCCCTACCCTCAACTCCACCCCAAATGAAGAAAGAGGGTGTCACAGCAAAATAGCATAGACTGGGCTGCTTAAACACAGATGTTCactttctcactgttctggaggctacaagCCCAAGGTCAAGGTAt is a window of Vulpes lagopus strain Blue_001 chromosome 11, ASM1834538v1, whole genome shotgun sequence DNA encoding:
- the LGALS12 gene encoding galectin-12 isoform X9, which gives rise to MSPGEKPDPLPDIFILQPPVFHPVVPYVTTIFGGLRAGKMVMLQGMVPEDAHRFQVDFQCGCSLHPRPDIAIHFNPRFHTTKPHVICNTLQHGRWQAEARWPHLTLQRGASFLILFLFGNEEMKVSVNGQHFLHYHYRLPLSRVDTLGIFGNILVEAIGFLNINKVPCSCALPRGLWPGQVIVLRALVLSEPKDFTLSLSDEAAHVPVTLRASFADRTLAWISPWGCKKLISAPFIFYPQRFFEVLLLCQEGGLKLALNGQGLGAISLHQQALEQLRELRISGSVQLYCVHY
- the LGALS12 gene encoding galectin-12 isoform X1 — its product is MSPGEKPDPLPDIFILQPPVFHPVVPYVTTIFGGLRAGKMVMLQGMVPEDAHRFQVDFQCGCSLHPRPDIAIHFNPRFHTTKPHVICNTLQHGRWQAEARWPHLTLQRGASFLILFLFGNEEMKVSVNGQHFLHYHYRLPLSRVDTLGIFGNILVEAIGFLNINPFAEGSIEYPIGYPFLLKSPSLKVPCSCALPRGLWPGQVIVLRALVLSEPKEQNSGLDLALGMQEAYLSPLHLLPTAILRGAAPMPGGRPEAGAQWAGPGSHQSAPAGPRAAAGAPDQRQRPALLCPLLTSEPGTPPGKRRASPCLAPHRWLSSPPFIKIRGMPVTTT
- the LGALS12 gene encoding galectin-12 isoform X7, with the translated sequence MSPGEKPDPLPDIFILQPPVFHPVVPYVTTIFGGLRAGKMVMLQGMVPEDAHRFQVDFQCGCSLHPRPDIAIHFNPRFHTTKPHVICNTLQHGRWQAEARWPHLTLQRGASFLILFLFGNEEMKVSVNGQHFLHYHYRLPLSRVDTLGIFGNILVEAIGFLNINPFLLKSPSLKVPCSCALPRGLWPGQVIVLRALVLSEPKDFTLSLSDEAAHVPVTLRASFADRTLAWISPWGCKKLISAPFIFYPQRFFEVLLLCQEGGLKLALNGQGLGAISLHQQALEQLRELRISGSVQLYCVHY
- the LGALS12 gene encoding galectin-12 isoform X11, with translation MSPGEKPDPLPDIFILQPPVFHPVVPYVTTIFGGLRAGKMVMLQGMVPEDAHRFQVDFQCGCSLHPRPDIAIHFNPRFHTTKPHVICNTLQHGRWQAEARWPHLTLQRGASFLILFLFGNEEMKVSVNGQHFLHYHYRLPLSRVDTLGIFGNILVEAIGFLNINKVPCSCALPRGLWPGQVIVLRALVLSEPKDFETWSYLDVEEHCGPARTFLQITSTRSHQHQDLAQCLAFSKPTINAVTIVFWKQLWLEMDKGSRNWRAWNSPLSGVSS
- the LGALS12 gene encoding galectin-12 isoform X10, with translation MSPGEKPDPLPDIFILQPPVFHPVVPYVTTIFGGLRAGKMVMLQGMVPEDAHRFQVDFQCGCSLHPRPDIAIHFNPRFHTTKPHVICNTLQHGRWQAEARWPHLTLQRGASFLILFLFGNEEMKVSVNGQHFLHYHYRLPLSRVDTLGIFGNILVEAIGFLNINPFAEGSIEYPIGYKVPCSCALPRGLWPGQVIVLRALVLSEPKDFETWSYLDVEEHCGPARTFLQITSTRSHQHQDLAQCLAFSKPTINAVTIVFWKQLWLEMDKGSRNWRAWNSPLSGVSS
- the LGALS12 gene encoding galectin-12 isoform X3, encoding MSPGEKPDPLPDIFILQPPVFHPVVPYVTTIFGGLRAGKMVMLQGMVPEDAHRFQVDFQCGCSLHPRPDIAIHFNPRFHTTKPHVICNTLQHGRWQAEARWPHLTLQRGASFLILFLFGNEEMKVSVNGQHFLHYHYRLPLSRVDTLGIFGNILVEAIGFLNINPFLLKSPSLKVPCSCALPRGLWPGQVIVLRALVLSEPKEQNSGLDLALGMQEAYLSPLHLLPTAILRGAAPMPGGRPEAGAQWAGPGSHQSAPAGPRAAAGAPDQRQRPALLCPLLTSEPGTPPGKRRASPCLAPHRWLSSPPFIKIRGMPVTTT
- the LGALS12 gene encoding galectin-12 isoform X5, which translates into the protein MSPGEKPDPLPDIFILQPPVFHPVVPYVTTIFGGLRAGKMVMLQGMVPEDAHRFQVDFQCGCSLHPRPDIAIHFNPRFHTTKPHVICNTLQHGRWQAEARWPHLTLQRGASFLILFLFGNEEMKVSVNGQHFLHYHYRLPLSRVDTLGIFGNILVEAIGFLNINKVPCSCALPRGLWPGQVIVLRALVLSEPKEQNSGLDLALGMQEAYLSPLHLLPTAILRGAAPMPGGRPEAGAQWAGPGSHQSAPAGPRAAAGAPDQRQRPALLCPLLTSEPGTPPGKRRASPCLAPHRWLSSPPFIKIRGMPVTTT
- the LGALS12 gene encoding galectin-12 isoform X6 — translated: MSPGEKPDPLPDIFILQPPVFHPVVPYVTTIFGGLRAGKMVMLQGMVPEDAHRFQVDFQCGCSLHPRPDIAIHFNPRFHTTKPHVICNTLQHGRWQAEARWPHLTLQRGASFLILFLFGNEEMKVSVNGQHFLHYHYRLPLSRVDTLGIFGNILVEAIGFLNINPFAEGSIEYPIGYKVPCSCALPRGLWPGQVIVLRALVLSEPKDFTLSLSDEAAHVPVTLRASFADRTLAWISPWGCKKLISAPFIFYPQRFFEVLLLCQEGGLKLALNGQGLGAISLHQQALEQLRELRISGSVQLYCVHY
- the LGALS12 gene encoding galectin-12 isoform X2 — translated: MSPGEKPDPLPDIFILQPPVFHPVVPYVTTIFGGLRAGKMVMLQGMVPEDAHRFQVDFQCGCSLHPRPDIAIHFNPRFHTTKPHVICNTLQHGRWQAEARWPHLTLQRGASFLILFLFGNEEMKVSVNGQHFLHYHYRLPLSRVDTLGIFGNILVEAIGFLNINPFAEGSIEYPIGYKVPCSCALPRGLWPGQVIVLRALVLSEPKEQNSGLDLALGMQEAYLSPLHLLPTAILRGAAPMPGGRPEAGAQWAGPGSHQSAPAGPRAAAGAPDQRQRPALLCPLLTSEPGTPPGKRRASPCLAPHRWLSSPPFIKIRGMPVTTT
- the LGALS12 gene encoding galectin-12 isoform X8; amino-acid sequence: MSPGEKPDPLPDIFILQPPVFHPVVPYVTTIFGGLRAGKMVMLQGMVPEDAHRFQVDFQCGCSLHPRPDIAIHFNPRFHTTKPHVICNTLQHGRWQAEARWPHLTLQRGASFLILFLFGNEEMKVSVNGQHFLHYHYRLPLSRVDTLGIFGNILVEAIGFLNINPFAEGSIEYPIGYPFLLKSPSLKVPCSCALPRGLWPGQVIVLRALVLSEPKDFETWSYLDVEEHCGPARTFLQITSTRSHQHQDLAQCLAFSKPTINAVTIVFWKQLWLEMDKGSRNWRAWNSPLSGVSS
- the LGALS12 gene encoding galectin-12 isoform X4, coding for MSPGEKPDPLPDIFILQPPVFHPVVPYVTTIFGGLRAGKMVMLQGMVPEDAHRFQVDFQCGCSLHPRPDIAIHFNPRFHTTKPHVICNTLQHGRWQAEARWPHLTLQRGASFLILFLFGNEEMKVSVNGQHFLHYHYRLPLSRVDTLGIFGNILVEAIGFLNINPFAEGSIEYPIGYPFLLKSPSLKVPCSCALPRGLWPGQVIVLRALVLSEPKDFTLSLSDEAAHVPVTLRASFADRTLAWISPWGCKKLISAPFIFYPQRFFEVLLLCQEGGLKLALNGQGLGAISLHQQALEQLRELRISGSVQLYCVHY